Proteins from a genomic interval of Polaribacter sejongensis:
- a CDS encoding response regulator, protein MRILAIDDQKLVLIPLESRLKEMGYEVLTETDALKGIELYNSFKPDLVIVDINMPTISGLEVVKHIREVKKSNTPIMILSGNTDDDMITKGFDLGVNDYMKKPLSLTEVGLRTKRLIGLPENTDTTKKYKNTIIQQRCVGVVIPCYNEEERLLSKEFTDYIDKNTGYHLCFVNDGSKDKTLEVLHKLRKGREDFITVYDCEKNGGKAEAVRQGMLYMAKQEDLDYIGFLDADLSTDLADFDDLVSTIEKSNYKIVSGSRISRMGANITKESARKIISLTINYIIRKILSMDFKDTQCGAKIFHKDVIDISFKEKFVTQWIFDVEIFRRITLHFGLKKAKEILCEQPLKRWIHADGSKLSMKDSVKIVGQLGQIAWHYRSGKKDHKSTVVA, encoded by the coding sequence ATGAGAATTTTAGCTATTGATGATCAAAAATTAGTTCTAATACCTTTAGAAAGTAGGTTAAAAGAAATGGGGTATGAAGTATTAACAGAAACAGATGCTTTAAAAGGAATTGAATTGTACAATTCTTTTAAACCAGATTTAGTGATTGTTGATATTAATATGCCAACTATTTCTGGTTTAGAGGTTGTAAAGCATATTAGAGAAGTTAAAAAATCTAATACACCAATTATGATTTTATCTGGTAATACAGATGATGACATGATTACAAAAGGCTTTGATTTAGGTGTAAATGATTATATGAAAAAACCTCTAAGTTTAACAGAGGTTGGGTTAAGAACAAAAAGATTAATTGGCCTTCCAGAAAATACAGATACTACAAAAAAATATAAGAACACTATTATACAACAAAGATGTGTTGGTGTTGTAATACCTTGTTATAATGAAGAAGAAAGATTGCTAAGCAAAGAATTTACAGATTATATAGATAAAAATACCGGATATCATTTATGTTTTGTAAATGATGGAAGTAAAGATAAAACTTTAGAAGTTTTACATAAGTTAAGAAAAGGTAGAGAAGACTTTATTACTGTTTATGATTGTGAAAAAAATGGAGGTAAAGCAGAAGCTGTTAGGCAAGGCATGTTATATATGGCTAAGCAAGAAGATTTAGATTATATAGGGTTTTTAGATGCAGATTTATCAACAGATTTAGCTGATTTTGATGATTTAGTTTCAACTATTGAAAAATCTAATTATAAGATTGTAAGTGGTTCTAGAATTAGTAGAATGGGCGCAAATATTACGAAAGAATCAGCAAGAAAGATTATTAGTTTGACTATAAACTATATCATTAGAAAAATTCTTTCTATGGACTTTAAAGATACCCAATGTGGTGCTAAAATTTTTCATAAAGATGTAATAGATATTTCTTTTAAAGAAAAATTTGTTACCCAATGGATTTTTGATGTTGAAATTTTTAGAAGAATAACACTGCATTTTGGATTAAAAAAAGCAAAAGAAATATTATGTGAACAGCCATTAAAAAGATGGATTCATGCTGATGGCTCTAAACTATCAATGAAAGATTCTGTTAAAATAGTTGGTCAACTAGGGCAAATTGCTTGGCATTATAGAAGTGGGAAAAAAGATCATAAAAGCACTGTTGTAGCATAA
- the manA gene encoding mannose-6-phosphate isomerase, class I produces the protein MKNLDNKLLRIEGKVQNYDWGGESFIPNLVSETIKPNTTYAEYWLGAHLKAPSKVITEEGSVSLDEFLAQNITENLGAEVAKDFGKLPYLFKVLDVSKMLSIQVHPSIAAAKIGYKKENEQGIPLTADNRNYKDENHKPEIMVALTDFWLLHGFLESEKLAKNLKETLELSFLLNTFLEEGYLGLYKKVMEYSQEEVNTILRPLVKRILPKFVNNELEKSSPAYWAAKSLNNKDSEDIDKGIFSIYFFNILNLSRGEAIFQDAGVPHAYLEGVNMELMANSDNVLRAGLTSKHIDVEELIKNTKFEETIPIILFGEENKENGEVVFKTKAKDFELSKIELTKTVSHSSTSNSVEILMALKGAATVFQNNETISLDKGQSVLIKANTTYKITTDSEVEIYKASVPK, from the coding sequence ATGAAAAACTTAGACAACAAACTACTTAGAATTGAAGGTAAAGTGCAAAATTATGATTGGGGAGGAGAAAGCTTCATTCCTAATTTAGTTTCAGAAACGATAAAGCCAAACACTACATATGCAGAATATTGGTTAGGAGCACATTTAAAAGCACCTTCAAAAGTTATTACTGAGGAAGGTAGTGTTTCATTAGATGAGTTTTTAGCACAAAATATAACAGAAAATTTAGGAGCTGAAGTTGCAAAAGACTTTGGTAAACTACCATATTTATTCAAAGTTTTAGATGTAAGTAAAATGCTATCTATTCAAGTACACCCAAGTATTGCTGCTGCTAAAATAGGGTACAAAAAAGAAAATGAACAAGGAATTCCTTTAACTGCCGATAATAGAAATTATAAAGACGAAAATCACAAGCCAGAAATAATGGTGGCTTTAACTGATTTTTGGCTCTTGCATGGGTTTTTAGAAAGTGAAAAACTAGCAAAAAACTTAAAAGAAACTTTAGAGTTAAGTTTCTTGTTAAATACCTTCTTAGAAGAAGGTTATTTAGGGCTTTATAAAAAAGTGATGGAATACTCACAAGAAGAAGTAAATACAATTTTGAGACCTTTGGTAAAAAGAATTCTTCCAAAATTTGTAAATAATGAATTAGAAAAATCTTCACCAGCATATTGGGCAGCCAAATCATTAAATAATAAAGATTCTGAAGACATTGACAAAGGTATTTTTTCTATTTACTTTTTTAATATTTTAAATTTAAGCAGAGGAGAAGCAATTTTTCAAGATGCAGGTGTGCCACATGCTTATTTAGAAGGTGTAAACATGGAGTTAATGGCAAATTCAGATAATGTGTTAAGAGCCGGATTAACTAGCAAACACATAGATGTTGAAGAGCTTATAAAAAATACAAAATTCGAAGAAACGATTCCTATTATTTTATTCGGTGAGGAAAATAAAGAGAATGGAGAAGTTGTTTTTAAAACTAAAGCTAAAGACTTCGAATTAAGTAAAATTGAATTGACAAAAACAGTATCTCATTCTTCAACTTCAAATTCTGTAGAGATATTAATGGCTTTAAAAGGAGCTGCTACTGTTTTTCAGAATAATGAAACTATCTCTTTAGATAAAGGGCAGTCTGTACTTATAAAAGCGAATACAACGTATAAAATTACTACAGATTCTGAGGTTGAAATTTATAAGGCAAGTGTTCCAAAATAA
- a CDS encoding gluconate 5-dehydrogenase yields the protein MSQTLFDITGKVALVTGSTHGLGMAMAMGLGRAGATIVVNGNSSQEKVDNAVAEYKKEGITAFGYQFNVADEDQVIAAVKKIEKEVGVIDILVNNAGIIKRTPLVDMEVADFKQVVDIDLVSPFIVSKHVVRGMMERKSGKIINICSMMSELGRNTVGAYAAAKGGLVMLTKNMATEWARFNIQINGIGPGYFATSQTAPIRVEGHPFNDFIVNRTPAKKWGDPNDLAGAAIFLSSKASDFVNGHILYVDGGILATIGKPLNEE from the coding sequence ATGTCTCAAACATTATTTGATATTACAGGAAAAGTAGCTTTAGTTACAGGTTCTACACATGGTTTAGGAATGGCAATGGCTATGGGCTTAGGGAGAGCAGGTGCTACTATTGTTGTGAATGGAAATTCATCACAAGAAAAAGTAGACAATGCCGTTGCTGAATATAAAAAAGAAGGAATTACAGCTTTTGGTTATCAATTTAATGTTGCAGATGAAGATCAAGTTATTGCTGCCGTTAAAAAAATAGAAAAAGAAGTTGGTGTCATTGATATTTTAGTAAATAATGCCGGAATTATTAAAAGAACTCCTTTGGTAGATATGGAAGTTGCAGATTTTAAGCAAGTAGTAGATATCGACTTGGTGAGTCCTTTTATTGTTTCTAAACACGTAGTTCGTGGAATGATGGAAAGAAAATCTGGTAAAATTATTAATATTTGTTCTATGATGAGCGAGTTGGGGAGAAATACTGTTGGGGCTTATGCTGCAGCAAAAGGAGGCTTAGTTATGTTAACTAAAAACATGGCGACTGAGTGGGCGCGTTTTAATATTCAAATAAACGGTATTGGTCCAGGGTATTTTGCAACTTCACAAACAGCCCCAATTAGAGTGGAAGGGCATCCTTTTAACGATTTTATTGTAAACAGAACTCCTGCAAAAAAATGGGGAGATCCTAATGATTTGGCTGGAGCAGCAATTTTCTTATCATCTAAAGCAAGCGATTTTGTAAACGGACATATTTTATATGTTGATGGTGGAATTTTGGCAACCATAGGAAAACCATTAAACGAAGAGTAA
- a CDS encoding helix-turn-helix and ligand-binding sensor domain-containing protein, whose translation MYRFLFIFFFINVVGFAQELPPIKIFTAEDYKGQNQNWGIAQSEDNLIYVANNGGLLEYNGEQWQLYTHISNPILRSVKVKDKIIYSGSFMDFGFWEKNEKGQLEYSSLVEKLSIKLKEGEEFWDVKFYQNWILFKSNTRIYFLNTVSKEVKIIESKEIISGLFVSNNTIFFQKKNVGLFSVQNGEEKVFSNDAFFKDNKIINCFYHNKELLFLSKEKGFVTVKETGVTQVKTDLNKHSFLIFSAIQLEDKSFLLGTISNGIIFLSENGEITSTINRKKGLSNNTALSLFQDNSHNIWVGLDNGINYLNVSSAFKIFEDEDGALGTIYTSLFFDNQLYLGTNQGLFFKDKNLKFKLIENTEGQVWFLKEIEGNLFCGHDKGTFVIKNKKIISAITKELGTWNIKEVPNNKDILIQGGYDGLSILEKDNESWQFKNKIDGFDISSRFYEFYNDKLYVNHELKGFYELEIDESYTKVLKKKKINIPQIGYGSNVFSFGNDLFYSSSVGIYKKQTDGSFKVDSLFSKKINDLENITTIRKLAEQKNTLYSFSNNNILLITSNSISLSPQVKAIPIAGSIRNNVLGFENLTQISADNYLIGTSHGYLLLNDALVKKEKNVTISLQHVLVNKIDGVKTALSLTEAPVLENKHNNIEFSYSISKYDKMIKNEYQYRLEGLSNNWSDWTENSSQLYENLPYGDYVFQVRGKYGNQIADIKSFNFSIKRPFYLSNLYIVFYVIAVLFIIVLINIYYRRRYKLKSKSLLEKAQKELKLKELESAQIIMKLNNDKLRVDIESKSRELASSTMNIIKKNDFLNTIKTELANSENKDISKVVKIIDKNLNNTDDWKMFQEAFNNADKNFLKKVKDKHTSLTPNDLRLCAYLRLNLSSKEIAPLLNISPRSVEVKRYRLRKKMGLPHDENLTNYILEI comes from the coding sequence ATGTATAGATTTTTATTTATATTTTTTTTTATTAATGTTGTTGGATTTGCACAAGAATTACCTCCAATTAAAATTTTTACAGCAGAAGATTATAAAGGTCAAAATCAGAATTGGGGAATAGCGCAGTCTGAAGATAATTTAATATATGTAGCTAATAATGGTGGGCTTCTCGAATATAATGGAGAACAGTGGCAACTATATACGCATATTTCAAACCCCATTTTAAGATCTGTAAAAGTTAAAGACAAAATAATTTATTCAGGTTCTTTTATGGATTTTGGCTTTTGGGAAAAAAATGAAAAAGGACAATTAGAATACAGCTCATTAGTAGAAAAGTTATCAATAAAATTAAAAGAAGGAGAAGAATTCTGGGATGTCAAATTTTATCAAAATTGGATTCTTTTTAAATCCAATACAAGAATTTATTTTTTGAATACCGTTTCTAAAGAGGTTAAAATAATAGAATCTAAAGAAATTATTTCTGGACTTTTTGTATCAAATAATACCATTTTTTTTCAAAAAAAGAATGTAGGTTTATTTTCTGTCCAAAATGGAGAAGAAAAAGTTTTCTCAAACGATGCTTTTTTTAAGGATAATAAAATTATTAATTGTTTTTATCATAATAAAGAATTGCTTTTTTTATCCAAAGAAAAAGGTTTTGTTACGGTAAAGGAAACAGGTGTTACACAAGTAAAAACGGATTTAAATAAACACAGTTTTTTAATTTTTAGTGCCATTCAATTAGAGGATAAAAGTTTCTTGCTTGGTACAATTTCTAATGGTATTATTTTTCTGAGTGAAAATGGGGAAATTACGTCTACTATAAATCGAAAAAAAGGATTAAGTAACAATACTGCACTTTCTTTATTTCAAGATAATTCTCATAATATTTGGGTTGGTTTAGATAACGGTATAAATTACTTAAATGTATCATCAGCATTTAAAATTTTTGAAGATGAAGATGGCGCTTTAGGAACTATTTATACTTCTTTGTTTTTTGATAATCAACTTTATTTGGGGACCAATCAGGGATTGTTTTTTAAAGATAAAAATTTAAAGTTTAAGTTAATTGAAAATACAGAAGGTCAAGTTTGGTTTTTGAAAGAAATTGAAGGAAATCTTTTCTGTGGACATGATAAAGGAACGTTTGTTATTAAAAATAAAAAGATAATAAGTGCTATAACTAAAGAACTTGGTACTTGGAATATAAAAGAAGTACCAAACAATAAGGATATTCTTATTCAAGGTGGTTATGACGGTTTATCTATTTTAGAAAAAGATAATGAGAGCTGGCAGTTTAAAAATAAAATTGATGGATTCGATATTTCTAGTCGGTTTTATGAGTTTTATAACGATAAATTATATGTAAATCATGAGTTGAAAGGGTTCTATGAACTAGAAATTGATGAAAGCTATACTAAAGTGCTCAAAAAAAAGAAAATAAACATTCCTCAAATAGGGTATGGGTCTAATGTTTTTTCTTTTGGTAATGATTTATTTTACTCATCTTCAGTAGGAATATATAAAAAACAAACTGATGGTAGTTTTAAAGTAGATTCTTTGTTTTCAAAAAAAATAAATGATTTAGAGAATATTACAACGATAAGAAAATTAGCGGAACAAAAGAACACGTTGTATAGTTTTTCTAATAATAATATACTTCTTATAACCTCTAATAGTATTAGTTTAAGCCCGCAAGTAAAAGCAATTCCTATTGCTGGTAGCATCAGAAATAATGTTTTAGGTTTCGAGAACTTAACACAAATTAGTGCAGATAATTATTTAATAGGTACTTCTCACGGGTATTTACTCTTAAATGATGCTCTTGTAAAAAAAGAAAAGAACGTAACTATTTCCCTTCAACATGTACTTGTAAATAAGATAGATGGTGTAAAAACGGCCCTTTCATTGACAGAAGCACCAGTGTTAGAGAATAAGCACAACAATATAGAATTTTCATATAGTATTTCTAAGTATGATAAAATGATAAAAAACGAATATCAATATCGATTAGAAGGACTGTCTAACAACTGGTCCGATTGGACGGAGAATTCATCTCAATTATATGAGAACCTACCTTATGGAGACTATGTTTTTCAGGTAAGAGGAAAATATGGAAATCAGATAGCAGACATTAAATCTTTTAACTTTTCTATCAAACGCCCTTTTTATTTAAGTAATCTATACATCGTATTTTATGTAATAGCTGTTTTATTCATTATTGTTTTGATAAATATTTATTATAGAAGAAGGTATAAACTTAAAAGTAAATCTCTATTAGAGAAAGCACAAAAAGAATTAAAGTTAAAAGAATTAGAGAGTGCTCAAATAATAATGAAACTTAATAATGATAAGTTAAGAGTAGACATAGAGAGTAAAAGTAGAGAGTTGGCAAGTTCTACAATGAACATTATAAAGAAGAATGATTTTTTAAATACTATTAAAACTGAATTGGCAAACAGTGAGAATAAAGATATCTCAAAAGTAGTTAAGATTATTGATAAGAACTTAAACAATACAGATGATTGGAAAATGTTTCAAGAAGCATTTAACAATGCTGATAAAAACTTTCTAAAAAAAGTAAAGGACAAACATACAAGTTTAACACCAAACGATTTAAGACTTTGTGCTTATCTAAGGTTAAACCTATCTTCTAAAGAAATAGCTCCTTTATTAAACATTTCTCCTAGAAGTGTTGAGGTTAAAAGATACCGATTAAGAAAAAAAATGGGTTTACCTCATGATGAGAACTTAACAAACTACATTTTGGAGATTTAA
- a CDS encoding SusC/RagA family TonB-linked outer membrane protein, with protein MRKQITLLLLLLIGFCASAQTIAVKGVVKDAKTGDPLPGVSILIKGTTVGTETDFDGLYSFAKVEEGATFVFNYLGYAAKEVVVNQQTLNVSLEESAEALDEIVVVGYGKQKRKDVTGSVSIVGEKTLEALKPIDATSALQGTTSGVAVNLSSGAPGAKVNILIRGVSSNTNNQPLTIVDGYEGDLNSINPNDIESITVLKDAQAAIYGIKGANGVVLVTTKRGKKNKQATVKYDTYAAFQQTTKKLDYLNATEYALVLNEAYAASGQTVPFSNISDLGVGTNWQDELFNDAMLVNHNISLSGGGENFRYFVSASRTEQDGIIAKEKSNFVRNNIKLNLGVDISEKLNFSLIANYYTSASEGFDASLLFNGLNYAPTFGVNEEDTNNFLGIEVVNPLSLLNNTFGENEGNGIEGNFKLEYKPIEGLNVVSRVGYKIYNEKQRSFTPIQNYGASKVYNKTQSSVYQYKTTSTRVLWETFATYQKTFSENHNTTFTLGTSVQNDLFDGIYTTGFDVPNNSYEFADISLTNSQSEQRSLNTGNGDIRLTSFFGRAQYDYKGKYLFSGLIRRDGASVFAEDQRVDNFWSVTTGWKISDENFLKDSKTINFLKLRASYGTLGNLVGDNLYRSLLDGEGEYVFNGSLVDGTAQGALSNPSATWETAEKLDIGLDMNLFDDKLTIVADYFEETRKDLLIENFPVSGLLGSGAAGGENPTVNAGTSKNTGGELAINYKAISKEDFSLNFGYNVTYVKNKVTDVLDDAIVEGGDFGIGNLPTSRMEVGQPIGYFFGLQTDGIFQTQAEVDAHPSQTGLGASVTSPGDIRYKDTNNDGVIDFDDRVNIGNPQADFYMGFNISAKYKNWDFTSYLYAELGKDMVRNFERFLPNVNKPAYYLDRWTGAGTSNSVPRLTNDATNNRLFSDFFVEDASFLRMQNIQIGYTFAPDLLEKVGLSKLRLYTSINNLFTLTDYTGYDPSINDGAIGAGIDSGNYPSARQFLLGLNVEF; from the coding sequence ATGAGAAAACAAATCACATTATTACTCCTTTTACTTATAGGTTTTTGTGCTTCTGCGCAAACTATAGCAGTAAAGGGTGTTGTTAAAGATGCTAAAACGGGTGATCCATTGCCGGGAGTAAGTATATTAATTAAAGGAACAACAGTTGGAACTGAAACAGATTTTGATGGACTTTACAGTTTTGCCAAAGTGGAGGAAGGAGCAACTTTTGTATTTAATTATTTAGGATATGCTGCAAAAGAAGTTGTGGTAAATCAGCAAACATTAAATGTTTCTTTAGAAGAGTCTGCAGAGGCTTTAGATGAAATTGTTGTTGTTGGTTATGGTAAACAAAAAAGGAAAGATGTTACAGGTTCTGTATCTATTGTAGGAGAAAAAACTTTAGAAGCTTTAAAACCTATTGATGCAACAAGTGCATTACAAGGTACAACTTCTGGTGTTGCAGTTAATCTTTCATCTGGTGCACCTGGTGCAAAAGTAAATATCTTAATTAGAGGGGTTAGTTCTAATACAAACAACCAACCCTTAACAATTGTAGATGGTTATGAAGGTGATTTAAATAGTATAAACCCAAATGATATTGAATCTATTACTGTTTTAAAAGATGCACAAGCTGCTATTTACGGTATAAAAGGTGCAAATGGTGTTGTTTTGGTAACTACTAAAAGAGGTAAGAAAAATAAGCAAGCAACTGTAAAATATGATACATATGCTGCTTTTCAACAAACTACTAAAAAATTAGATTACTTAAATGCAACAGAATATGCTTTAGTTTTAAATGAAGCATACGCAGCAAGTGGACAAACTGTTCCTTTTAGTAATATTAGTGATTTAGGTGTAGGAACTAATTGGCAAGATGAACTTTTTAATGACGCAATGTTAGTAAACCATAATATTAGTTTATCTGGTGGTGGAGAAAATTTTAGATATTTTGTAAGTGCTTCTCGTACAGAACAAGATGGAATTATTGCAAAAGAAAAATCTAATTTTGTTAGAAATAATATTAAATTAAACCTAGGAGTTGATATTAGTGAGAAATTAAATTTTTCTTTAATAGCAAACTATTATACGAGTGCTTCAGAAGGTTTTGATGCTTCTCTTTTATTTAATGGTTTAAATTACGCTCCTACTTTTGGAGTAAATGAAGAGGATACAAATAACTTTTTAGGAATTGAAGTTGTAAATCCTTTATCATTATTAAACAACACATTTGGTGAAAATGAAGGTAACGGAATTGAAGGAAACTTTAAATTAGAATATAAACCAATTGAAGGTTTAAATGTAGTATCTCGTGTTGGTTATAAAATTTATAACGAAAAACAACGTTCTTTTACTCCAATTCAAAATTACGGAGCTAGTAAAGTGTATAATAAAACTCAAAGTTCTGTATATCAATATAAAACAACTTCAACAAGAGTTCTTTGGGAAACATTTGCCACTTATCAAAAAACATTTTCAGAAAACCACAATACTACCTTTACGTTAGGTACAAGTGTACAGAATGATTTGTTTGATGGTATTTATACTACTGGTTTTGATGTACCAAATAATTCTTATGAATTTGCAGACATTAGTTTAACAAATTCGCAAAGTGAACAAAGAAGTTTAAATACAGGGAATGGAGATATTAGGTTAACCTCTTTTTTTGGTAGAGCCCAGTATGATTATAAAGGGAAATATTTATTTTCTGGATTAATTAGAAGAGACGGTGCTTCTGTTTTTGCAGAAGATCAAAGAGTAGATAATTTTTGGTCTGTAACTACAGGTTGGAAAATTTCTGATGAAAACTTCTTAAAAGATAGCAAAACAATTAACTTTTTAAAATTAAGAGCAAGTTACGGTACTTTAGGAAACTTAGTTGGGGATAACTTATACAGATCTTTATTAGATGGTGAAGGTGAGTATGTGTTTAACGGAAGTTTAGTAGATGGTACTGCACAAGGTGCTTTGTCTAATCCTTCAGCAACTTGGGAAACCGCAGAGAAATTAGATATTGGTTTAGATATGAATCTATTTGATGATAAATTGACAATTGTTGCAGATTATTTTGAAGAAACAAGAAAAGATTTATTAATTGAAAACTTTCCAGTTTCTGGTTTATTAGGTTCTGGCGCAGCAGGAGGGGAAAACCCAACAGTAAACGCAGGTACTTCTAAAAATACAGGTGGAGAATTGGCAATTAACTACAAAGCCATTTCTAAAGAAGATTTTTCTTTAAATTTTGGATACAATGTTACCTATGTAAAAAACAAAGTAACAGACGTTTTAGACGACGCTATTGTAGAAGGAGGTGATTTTGGAATCGGTAATCTTCCTACATCAAGAATGGAAGTAGGACAACCAATTGGTTATTTCTTTGGCTTACAAACAGACGGAATTTTCCAAACACAAGCAGAAGTAGATGCACATCCTTCTCAAACAGGGCTAGGAGCAAGTGTTACTTCTCCTGGAGATATCAGATATAAAGATACAAATAACGATGGTGTTATAGACTTTGACGACCGTGTGAACATTGGTAATCCGCAAGCAGATTTCTATATGGGATTCAATATTTCTGCAAAATATAAAAATTGGGATTTTACTTCTTATTTATATGCAGAGCTAGGGAAAGACATGGTTAGAAATTTTGAACGGTTTTTACCAAATGTGAATAAGCCTGCTTATTACTTAGACAGATGGACGGGTGCAGGTACAAGCAACTCGGTACCTAGGTTAACTAACGATGCTACAAACAACAGACTGTTTTCAGATTTCTTTGTAGAAGATGCTTCTTTTTTACGTATGCAAAATATACAAATAGGATACACTTTTGCGCCAGATTTATTAGAAAAAGTAGGGCTGTCTAAATTAAGATTATATACTTCTATCAATAACTTATTTACGCTAACAGACTACACAGGTTACGATCCTTCTATTAATGACGGAGCAATAGGTGCTGGTATCGATTCTGGTAACTATCCTTCTGCTAGACAGTTTTTGTTAGGTTTAAATGTTGAATTTTAA
- a CDS encoding RagB/SusD family nutrient uptake outer membrane protein, whose translation MRNYNQIIKLGFIFMASLFIFSACSDEYLDNAKVYAEDSESFFNSETDYYNALVAAYDPLQSTFRNVLMGEIASNNTLCGGETATDVPGYQQIDDMTHTPVNDQLQDLWSLMYGGVNRAAYIIEFKDKTDFTGKNVILAEAYFLRAYYNFELVKWFGDIPIKADGRFVLGDEKTIPRSSKADVYALIEADLEYAIANMTYTAPQVGRATKGSAQALLGKVYLYQDKFDEAASILESVINNGGYVLESDYNKIFEFDGENGTGAVFEVQYTDTQGASFDCLQCSEGNVAVGYQGVRGYEGSLFTSGFSFNVPTQEVVDQFEDGDNRKEVAILDIDAWAASTGAKFTTGYEHTGYFNRKYLPRKRSEEAAGDLNLTNPNNYRAIRFADVLLMAAEANNRKPSADDAKAKTYLNRVRERAFGDADHNIVTTGSNLTAAIYKERRVELVGEGHQFFDLVRTGRGAQIPGFTTGKNEVFPIPIEEIQFSQGNWKQNDKY comes from the coding sequence ATGAGAAATTACAATCAAATAATAAAATTAGGATTCATCTTTATGGCAAGCTTGTTTATTTTTAGTGCTTGTTCAGATGAATACTTAGATAATGCAAAAGTTTATGCAGAAGATTCTGAATCTTTTTTCAATTCAGAAACTGATTATTATAATGCTTTAGTAGCAGCTTATGATCCTTTACAATCTACATTTAGAAATGTATTAATGGGAGAAATAGCTTCTAACAATACTTTGTGTGGTGGAGAAACAGCTACAGATGTTCCTGGATATCAGCAAATAGATGATATGACGCATACTCCTGTTAACGATCAACTTCAAGACCTTTGGAGTCTTATGTACGGTGGTGTTAATAGAGCTGCTTATATTATTGAGTTTAAAGATAAAACCGACTTTACGGGTAAAAATGTAATTCTTGCGGAAGCTTATTTCTTAAGAGCGTATTATAATTTTGAATTGGTAAAATGGTTTGGAGATATTCCTATTAAAGCAGACGGTCGTTTTGTTTTGGGTGATGAAAAAACAATACCAAGATCGTCAAAAGCAGATGTATATGCTTTAATTGAAGCAGACTTAGAATATGCAATTGCAAACATGACGTATACAGCGCCTCAAGTTGGTCGAGCAACAAAAGGTTCTGCACAAGCATTATTAGGAAAAGTATATTTATACCAAGACAAATTTGATGAAGCTGCAAGCATTTTAGAAAGTGTTATAAATAACGGAGGATATGTTTTAGAATCTGACTATAACAAAATTTTTGAATTTGACGGAGAAAATGGTACAGGTGCTGTTTTTGAAGTGCAATATACAGATACACAAGGTGCAAGTTTCGATTGTTTACAGTGTAGTGAAGGGAATGTTGCCGTTGGGTATCAGGGTGTAAGAGGATATGAAGGGAGTTTATTTACTTCTGGATTTAGCTTTAATGTACCAACTCAAGAAGTGGTGGATCAATTTGAAGATGGAGATAACAGAAAAGAGGTTGCTATTTTAGATATTGATGCATGGGCAGCTTCAACTGGAGCAAAATTTACTACAGGTTATGAGCATACAGGTTATTTTAATAGAAAATATCTTCCTAGAAAAAGAAGTGAAGAAGCAGCAGGAGATTTAAACTTAACAAACCCTAATAATTATAGAGCTATTCGTTTTGCAGATGTTTTATTAATGGCAGCAGAAGCTAATAATAGAAAGCCATCAGCAGATGATGCTAAAGCTAAAACGTATTTAAACAGAGTAAGAGAAAGAGCTTTTGGTGATGCAGATCATAATATTGTTACAACAGGTTCTAATTTAACAGCTGCAATTTATAAAGAGCGTAGAGTAGAATTAGTAGGAGAAGGTCATCAATTTTTCGACTTGGTAAGAACAGGTAGAGGGGCTCAAATACCAGGTTTTACAACGGGTAAAAATGAGGTTTTTCCAATTCCGATTGAAGAAATACAATTTTCACAAGGAAATTGGAAACAAAACGATAAATACTAA